One genomic region from Phragmites australis chromosome 1, lpPhrAust1.1, whole genome shotgun sequence encodes:
- the LOC133912319 gene encoding pentatricopeptide repeat-containing protein At3g49710 → MALSCARGLGAAVEAQFVARLGSSAAAGDLRSGAALHARYAKSHVPPTTFLANHLLLFYSRLDLPALARRLFDEMPRPNVFSHNALLAAHGRARDPRLAAALFSRIPDPDVVSYNTLLAAFASASLAADALRLFMSMRRGDLPVDGFTVSSVISAVTSIAAVAQLHAFAVVSGLNAYVSAKNSLMSGYGKGGLLEEAERMFADMGDNERNHVSWNCMIAVYGQHGHGRKAMELFQDMARRGLTADACTLASVLSAFATAQDLDAGMELHGRLIKSKFTQDPHVASGLVDVYAKCGSIKDAWKAFSEVHKPDLVLWNTLISGYSLHEKFSEEALLCFRTMQRAGFCPDDCSFVCVISGCSNMSSPSQGQQLHALVIKSDIQSNQISVHNAMITLYSRCGKVVEAKMLFDRMIERTTVSYNSIIAGLAQHGHAIEALKLFEDMLNSEYEPTGITFISVLSACAHTGKVDEGWDYFNSMKQKYGIDHCEEHYACMIDLLARAKKFEDAEKMIMKMPFSLSSIGWTSLLGACRTHGNMELGARAAKEILHLSPSSASAPVVLSNMYASAGKWEEAAKIRKLMKDRGIRKKPGCSWIELGRIVHVFVANDVSHPRIKEVYTLLESMSQKMRLAGYVPDVKWALAKDQAAEGETRLRHHSEKLAVAFGLINTKEGEPILVMKNLRICGDCHNAIKIISAITNREITVRDAHRFHCFSDGNCSCGDYW, encoded by the coding sequence ATGGCCCTTAGTTGCGCCCGTGgcctgggcgcggcggtggaggcccaGTTCGTGGCCCGCCTCGGGTCCAGCGCGGCCGCCGGCGACCTGCGCTCCGGCGCCGCCCTTCACGCTCGGTACGCCAAGTCGCACGTCCCGCCCACAACTTTCCTCGCCAACCACCTGCTGCTCTTCTACTCCCGCCTCGACCTACCAGCGCTCGCCCGTCGcctgttcgacgaaatgccgcGCCCTAACGTCTTCTCCCACAATGCGCTCCTCGCCGCGCACGGCCGCGCGCGCGACCcgcgcctcgccgccgcgctctTCTCCCGCATCCCCGACCCGGACGTCGTCTCCTACAACACGCTCCTTGCCGCCTTCGCGTCCGCCAGTCTCGCCGCGGACGCCCTCCGGCTGTTCATGAGCATGCGGCGTGGGGACCTTCCTGTTGATGGCTTCACCGTGTCGTCTGTCATCTCGGCTGTGACCAGCATTGCTGCTGTGGCCCAGCTGCATGCTTTTGCGGTCGTTTCTGGTCTCAATGCGTATGTCTCCGCCAAGAACTCCTTGATGAGTGGGTATGGCAAGGGAGGGCTCTTGGAAGAGGCCGAAAGGATGTTTGCTGATATGGGTGACAATGAGAGGAACCATGTGTCATGGAACTGCATGATTGCTGTATATGGGCAACATGGACATGGCCGGAAGGCTATGGAGCTGTTCCAGGACATGGCAAGGCGGGGTTTAACTGCAGACGCTTGCACTCTGGCCAGCGTGCTGTCAGCATTCGCCACAGCACAGGACTTGGATGCTGGAATGGAACTCCATGGAAGGCTGATCAAGAGTAAGTTCACTCAAGATCCGCATGTGGCGAGTGGCCTCGTTGATGTGTATGCCAAATGTGGTAGTATTAAGGACGCATGGAAGGCATTCAGTGAGGTTCACAAGCCTGATCTGGTGCTGTGGAACACACTTATATCTGGATACTCGTTGCACGAGAAGTTCTCTGAGGAGGCACTCCTTTGCTTTCGTACAATGCAAAGAGCTGGATTTTGCCCAGATGATTGCAGCTTTGTCTGCGTGATCAGTGGATGCTCCAACATGTCATCACCATCACAAGGGCAGCAGCTACATGCACTGGTGATCAAGTCCGATATACAAAGTAACCAGATTTCTGTTCACAACGCAATGATCACACTGTATTCGAGATGtggaaaggtggtcgaggccaagATGTTGTTTGACAGGATGATAGAGAGGACCACTGTGTCATACAATTCCATTATCGCAGGCCTTGCACAACATGGACATGCTATTGAAGCACTCAAGCTCTTCGAAGACATGCTGAATTCAGAATATGAACCAACAGGTATTACCTTCATTTCAGTGTTGTCAGCATGTGCTCACACCGGAAAAGTCGATGAAGGCTGGGATTATTTCAACTCAATGAAGCAGAAATATGGCATTGACCATTGTGAAGAACACTATGCTTGCATGATTGACCTACTTGCCCGTGCGAAGAAGTTTGAGGACGCTGAGAAGATGATAATGAAAATGCCTTTTAGCCTTAGTTCCATTGGATGGACTTCCTTGCTTGGTGCTTGCAGGACACATGGAAATATGGAGCTCGGAGCAAGAGCAGCCAAAGAGATACTCCATTTGAGTCCTTCCAGTGCATCAGCACCTGTCGTGCTCTCAAACATGTATGCTAGTGCTGGCAAGTGGGAAGAGGCTGCAAAAATAAGGAAGCTCATGAAAGATCGGGGGATTAGAAAGAAGCCTGGCTGCAGTTGGATAGAGCTTGGAAGAATAGTTCATGTATTTGTTGCCAATGATGTCTCACATCCTAGAATCAAAGAGGTATACACATTATTGGAGTCCATGTCACAGAAAATGAGGCTTGCAGGCTATGTGCCAGATGTGAAATGGGCCTTGGCAAAAGATCAAGCAGCTGAAGGGGAAACGAGATTGAGGCATCATAGCGAAAAGCTTGCTGTAGCCTTTGGTTTAATTAACACGAAAGAAGGAGAACCTATACTTGTGATGAAAAACCTACGGATATGTGGAGACTGTCATAATGCCATCAAGATCATCTCTGCTATAACTAACAGGGAGATCACAGTCAGAGATGCACACCGGTTCCATTGCTTTAGCGATGGAAACTGCTCCTGTGGAGATTATTGGTGA